In the genome of Xanthobacteraceae bacterium, one region contains:
- the pgsA gene encoding CDP-diacylglycerol--glycerol-3-phosphate 3-phosphatidyltransferase codes for MNQNPQTASPVSTPKQDSSPTSLANMLTYGRIAAVPAVAACLFGIAVLDGGLWLRWLALAIYTAAAITDYLDGWAARTYGQFSRLGRMLDPIADKLLVSSCLLMLAADGTIRGWALWAAIIILCREILVSGLREFLAELRVSVPVTNLAKWKTMMQLVAIGFLIAGDAGDVILPYTSLIGVTLLWVSALLTLYTGYDYFRAGSKHLVE; via the coding sequence ATGAATCAGAACCCGCAAACGGCCTCACCGGTCAGCACACCGAAGCAAGACAGTTCGCCGACCAGCCTCGCGAACATGCTGACGTATGGCCGCATCGCCGCGGTGCCCGCGGTCGCGGCCTGTCTGTTCGGAATCGCGGTTCTCGACGGCGGCCTGTGGCTGCGCTGGCTGGCGCTCGCCATCTACACTGCCGCGGCAATCACCGACTATCTCGACGGCTGGGCCGCGCGCACCTACGGCCAATTTTCGCGGCTCGGCCGGATGCTCGATCCGATCGCCGACAAACTTCTGGTTTCGTCGTGCCTGCTGATGCTCGCCGCCGACGGCACCATCCGCGGCTGGGCGCTGTGGGCCGCGATCATCATTCTCTGCCGTGAGATTCTCGTTTCCGGCCTGCGCGAGTTTCTCGCGGAATTGCGCGTGAGCGTACCGGTCACGAATCTCGCGAAATGGAAAACGATGATGCAGCTCGTCGCAATCGGTTTCCTGATCGCGGGCGATGCCGGCGACGTTATTTTGCCCTATACCTCGCTGATTGGCGTGACGTTGCTGTGGGTATCCGCGCTTCTCACCCTTTATACCGGCTATGACTATTTCCGCGCCGGCTCGAAACATCTTGTCGAGTAG
- the uvrC gene encoding excinuclease ABC subunit UvrC has protein sequence MERERINPGPQPDPREIEEEEGLIGAEADDEEEEEEVLVEEPEDDDSEPDNAPFRTGRETILRFQKNSPAGPGVYRMIDAQGSVLYVGKAKSIRKRVISYTRPTGHSRRIQRMIAATASMEFVTTNTETEAFLLEANLIKRFRPYYNVLLRDDKSFPYILLTGDHPAPAITKHRGGRNRAGDYFGPFASGLSVNRTITALERAFFLRSCSDSVYESRTRPCLLFQIKRCSAPCTGEIGLEEYNRLVGEARQFLSGKSNAIKERLAQEMQQASDGLDFERAAMLRDRLAALSAVQSQQGVHPRNLDEADVFACYQQGGLTCVQSFFIRNGQNWGNRANFPRAGRDVSIEEVMESFLGQFYADKAIPKLVLVSHLPVEHELLSQALSEKAGHRVEISLPKRGEKYELIANAMKNAREALERNLAESASQHRLLNNLAETLGLPHAPRRIEVYDNSHIMGTNAVGAMIVAGAEGFAKSQYRKFNIKWPETKAGDDIGMMREVLLRRFKRLAEEHPRSHRDMVPENASDTPWPDLVIVDGGQTQFSAAREALEEAGVENIPLLAVAKGLDRESGRETFHIMGREPFRLPPRDPVLYFVERLRDEAHRFAIGSHRARRAKSIGSTGLQEIPGVGPSRKRALLHHFGTLKAIESASLADLENVPGIDARLAKAVYDYFHANG, from the coding sequence ATGGAGCGCGAACGCATCAATCCCGGCCCGCAACCCGATCCGCGCGAGATCGAGGAAGAAGAAGGCCTGATCGGCGCCGAGGCGGACGACGAGGAAGAGGAAGAAGAAGTCCTCGTCGAGGAGCCGGAGGATGATGATTCCGAGCCGGACAACGCACCGTTCCGCACCGGCCGCGAAACCATCCTGCGTTTCCAGAAGAACTCTCCCGCCGGTCCCGGCGTGTACCGCATGATCGATGCACAGGGTTCGGTGCTCTACGTCGGCAAGGCCAAGAGCATCCGCAAGCGCGTGATCTCCTATACGCGCCCTACCGGACACTCGCGCCGTATCCAGCGCATGATCGCGGCGACCGCGAGCATGGAGTTCGTCACCACGAACACCGAGACGGAAGCGTTTCTGCTCGAAGCGAACCTCATCAAGCGCTTCCGCCCCTATTACAATGTGCTGCTGCGCGACGATAAATCGTTCCCGTACATTCTGCTGACCGGCGACCACCCCGCGCCCGCCATCACCAAGCATCGCGGCGGACGCAACCGCGCAGGCGATTATTTCGGCCCGTTCGCATCCGGCCTGTCGGTGAACCGCACCATCACCGCACTGGAGCGCGCGTTCTTCCTGCGCTCCTGTTCCGACTCAGTCTACGAGAGCCGCACGCGGCCATGTCTTCTGTTTCAGATCAAGCGCTGCTCCGCGCCGTGTACGGGCGAGATTGGACTCGAAGAATACAATCGCCTGGTCGGCGAAGCGCGGCAGTTTCTCTCCGGCAAGAGCAACGCCATCAAGGAACGGCTCGCGCAGGAGATGCAGCAAGCCTCCGATGGACTGGACTTCGAGCGCGCGGCAATGCTGCGCGACCGGCTCGCCGCACTCTCGGCGGTGCAGTCGCAGCAAGGCGTGCATCCGCGAAACCTCGATGAAGCGGATGTATTCGCCTGCTACCAGCAGGGCGGCCTGACCTGCGTGCAGAGCTTCTTCATCCGCAACGGCCAGAACTGGGGCAACCGCGCGAACTTCCCGCGCGCGGGACGCGACGTGAGCATCGAGGAAGTCATGGAGAGCTTCCTCGGCCAATTCTACGCGGACAAGGCGATCCCGAAACTGGTTCTGGTTTCGCATCTTCCCGTCGAGCACGAATTACTCTCGCAGGCGCTATCCGAGAAGGCGGGACATAGGGTTGAAATTTCGCTGCCCAAGCGCGGCGAGAAATACGAGCTGATCGCGAACGCGATGAAGAACGCGCGCGAAGCGCTGGAGCGTAACCTCGCCGAGTCTGCTTCCCAGCACCGGCTCCTGAACAACCTCGCCGAAACGCTCGGCCTTCCTCATGCGCCGCGCCGGATCGAGGTGTATGACAACAGCCACATCATGGGCACGAACGCGGTCGGCGCGATGATCGTCGCTGGCGCGGAAGGATTCGCGAAAAGCCAATACCGCAAGTTCAACATCAAGTGGCCTGAAACAAAGGCTGGCGACGACATCGGCATGATGCGCGAGGTGCTGCTGCGCCGCTTCAAGCGTCTCGCGGAAGAACATCCGCGCAGCCATCGCGACATGGTGCCCGAGAATGCCTCCGATACCCCGTGGCCGGACCTCGTCATCGTGGACGGCGGGCAGACGCAGTTCAGCGCTGCGCGCGAAGCGCTGGAAGAAGCGGGCGTGGAAAACATCCCGTTGCTCGCGGTGGCAAAGGGGCTGGACCGGGAGTCCGGCCGGGAAACCTTCCATATCATGGGACGCGAACCGTTCCGCCTGCCGCCGCGCGACCCCGTGCTCTATTTCGTCGAGCGTCTGCGCGACGAAGCGCATCGCTTCGCCATCGGCTCGCACCGTGCGCGGCGTGCGAAAAGCATCGGCAGTACCGGGCTACAGGAAATCCCCGGCGTCGGGCCGTCGCGAAAGCGCGCGCTGCTGCACCATTTCGGCACCCTGAAAGCCATCGAGAGCGCCTCGCTCGCCGACCTCGAAAATGTGCCGGGCATCGACGCGCGGCTGGCAAAGGCAGTCTACGACTACTTTCATGCGAATGGATGA
- a CDS encoding porin family protein produces MKKILLAGVSLAVLVAASPVSAADVPVRQPYYKAPVVRVFDWTGFYFGGHVGYGWSDTDSGLEPTGFVGGLQAGYNWQFSPNWVFGLEADITGTDMNDSIAGVHSHIDYLGTVRARLGYAVDRTLFYGTGGVAFNRNAVAGVHDSDTGYTLGLGIEWAFAPNWSAKVEYAYYNFDNNVTLGGTDISTVKFGLNYRFGR; encoded by the coding sequence ATGAAGAAGATTTTGCTCGCTGGCGTTTCGCTGGCTGTTCTGGTTGCCGCGTCGCCGGTGTCGGCTGCCGACGTTCCGGTGCGTCAGCCTTACTACAAGGCGCCGGTCGTCCGCGTGTTCGACTGGACCGGTTTCTACTTCGGTGGTCACGTCGGCTACGGCTGGTCGGACACTGACAGCGGCCTCGAGCCGACCGGTTTCGTTGGCGGTCTGCAGGCTGGTTACAACTGGCAGTTCTCGCCGAACTGGGTGTTCGGTCTCGAGGCTGACATCACCGGCACTGACATGAACGACTCGATCGCTGGCGTTCACTCGCACATCGATTACCTCGGCACCGTCCGCGCGCGTCTCGGCTACGCGGTCGACCGCACGCTGTTCTACGGCACCGGCGGTGTTGCGTTTAACCGCAACGCGGTTGCTGGCGTTCACGACTCCGACACCGGCTACACGCTCGGCCTCGGTATCGAATGGGCGTTCGCTCCGAACTGGTCCGCGAAGGTTGAGTACGCGTACTACAACTTCGACAACAACGTGACCCTCGGCGGCACCGACATCTCGACCGTCAAGTTCGGTCTGAACTATCGCTTCGGCCGCTAA
- a CDS encoding porin family protein yields the protein MLALVAVIAVTGTVRAGDIPQRYNNNPQVYRNLFNWTGFYGGLNGGWGWSDANGNDQSGYLIGGQLGYNYQLVSGMLFGVETDITFTGIDGAIPGGNFAVNNIGTIRGRLGYAFDRVMLYATGGLAYANGEVTVASLSNDQTHWGFALGAGIEGMISPNVSVRLEYIYTDFGSQTYTTIGGPLGVGFSASMLRAGVNYRF from the coding sequence ATGCTCGCACTGGTGGCGGTGATTGCCGTTACGGGCACGGTGCGCGCGGGCGACATCCCGCAGCGCTACAACAACAATCCCCAAGTCTATCGGAACCTGTTCAACTGGACCGGATTCTACGGCGGCCTCAACGGCGGCTGGGGCTGGTCCGATGCGAACGGCAACGACCAGAGCGGTTATCTGATCGGCGGTCAGCTCGGTTACAACTATCAGCTCGTCAGCGGCATGCTGTTCGGCGTCGAAACCGACATCACGTTCACCGGCATCGACGGTGCGATTCCCGGCGGGAATTTCGCGGTCAATAACATCGGAACGATTCGCGGACGTCTCGGCTACGCGTTCGACCGGGTGATGCTCTACGCCACCGGCGGTCTTGCTTATGCCAACGGCGAAGTCACCGTTGCCTCGCTCTCCAATGACCAAACGCATTGGGGCTTTGCGCTGGGCGCAGGCATCGAAGGCATGATTTCGCCGAATGTCAGCGTAAGACTCGAATACATCTACACCGACTTCGGATCGCAGACGTACACAACGATCGGCGGTCCGTTGGGGGTTGGGTTCAGCGCCAGCATGTTACGCGCAGGCGTGAACTATCGCTTCTAA
- the moaD gene encoding molybdopterin converting factor subunit 1 translates to MKIVYFAWLRERLDKSEEDVELPASVQTIGDLLEWMKTRGEEYELAFENPKVIRAAIDKTHVRAEAKIAGASEIAFFPPMTGG, encoded by the coding sequence ATGAAGATCGTCTACTTCGCATGGCTGCGCGAACGTCTCGACAAATCCGAGGAAGACGTCGAGCTGCCTGCGTCCGTGCAGACCATCGGCGACCTGCTGGAATGGATGAAGACGCGCGGCGAAGAATACGAACTCGCGTTCGAGAACCCGAAGGTGATCCGCGCCGCCATCGACAAGACCCATGTGCGCGCGGAAGCGAAGATCGCCGGCGCGAGCGAGATCGCCTTCTTCCCGCCGATGACGGGCGGCTGA
- a CDS encoding molybdenum cofactor biosynthesis protein MoaE yields MGGESVRISAVPIDTNAETQALSQAGAGIGAVVTFSGICRADEKGAQIAALHLEHYPGMAEKEISAHVAEANKRWPLLAARVVHRVGRIEPGEVIVFVATASAHREAAFAAAEFIMDYLKTSAPFWKKSEGGGREAWVDANEKDERAAARWK; encoded by the coding sequence ATGGGCGGCGAAAGCGTTCGCATCTCGGCCGTACCCATCGACACGAATGCCGAAACGCAAGCCTTGTCGCAGGCCGGAGCCGGGATCGGCGCGGTCGTGACCTTCTCCGGCATCTGCCGCGCCGACGAAAAGGGCGCGCAGATCGCGGCACTTCACCTCGAACATTATCCCGGTATGGCGGAGAAAGAGATTTCCGCGCATGTCGCCGAAGCGAACAAGCGCTGGCCGCTGCTTGCCGCGCGAGTCGTACATCGCGTCGGCCGCATCGAACCCGGTGAAGTCATCGTCTTTGTCGCAACCGCCAGCGCGCATCGCGAGGCGGCGTTTGCGGCGGCCGAATTCATCATGGACTACCTGAAGACCAGCGCACCGTTCTGGAAAAAGAGCGAAGGCGGCGGCCGCGAAGCATGGGTGGACGCGAACGAGAAAGACGAGCGCGCCGCCGCGCGCTGGAAATAA
- a CDS encoding branched-chain amino acid aminotransferase, whose translation MAGEPFDKRPGKIWYDGKLVPWESANLHVLSHGLHYASCVFEGERAYGGEIFKSTEHSERLRKSAELLDFEIPFSVAEIDEAKKLVLSTNGQRDAYVRPVAWRGSEMMGVSAQMNKIHLAIATWEWPSYFDPAQKMKGIRLDVAEYRRPDPATIPCKAKAAGLYMICTISKHKAERKGYADAMMYDYRGFVAECTGANMFFIQDGKIHTPTPDCFLDGITRRTVIDLAKRRGYEVIERHIKPEELSGFSECFITGTAAEVTPVGEIGDWKFTPAKITQTLMDDYTAAVQPKQAAA comes from the coding sequence ATGGCCGGTGAACCTTTCGATAAACGTCCCGGGAAAATCTGGTACGACGGCAAGCTGGTGCCGTGGGAGAGCGCCAATCTCCACGTACTGTCCCACGGCCTCCACTACGCAAGCTGCGTGTTCGAGGGCGAGCGCGCCTACGGCGGCGAAATCTTCAAGAGCACTGAACATTCCGAGCGGCTGCGGAAGTCGGCCGAACTGCTCGATTTCGAGATTCCCTTCTCGGTCGCCGAGATCGACGAAGCCAAGAAGCTGGTGCTTTCGACCAACGGCCAGAGGGACGCATATGTGCGCCCGGTGGCGTGGCGCGGTTCCGAGATGATGGGCGTCTCGGCGCAGATGAACAAGATTCACCTCGCGATCGCGACCTGGGAATGGCCGAGCTACTTCGACCCGGCGCAGAAGATGAAAGGCATCCGCCTCGATGTCGCGGAATATCGCCGTCCCGATCCGGCGACGATCCCGTGCAAGGCGAAGGCGGCGGGCCTGTACATGATCTGCACGATCTCGAAGCATAAGGCCGAGCGCAAAGGCTATGCCGACGCGATGATGTACGACTATCGCGGCTTCGTCGCCGAGTGCACCGGCGCCAACATGTTCTTCATTCAGGACGGCAAGATCCACACGCCGACGCCGGATTGCTTCCTCGACGGCATCACGCGCCGCACGGTGATCGATCTCGCCAAGCGCCGCGGCTACGAGGTGATCGAGCGCCACATCAAGCCGGAAGAGCTTTCCGGCTTCAGCGAGTGCTTCATCACCGGCACGGCGGCGGAGGTGACCCCGGTCGGTGAAATCGGGGACTGGAAGTTCACGCCCGCCAAGATCACGCAGACGCTAATGGACGACTATACGGCCGCCGTGCAGCCGAAGCAGGCGGCGGCGTAG
- a CDS encoding cold-shock protein, which translates to MPTGTVKFFNSEKGYGFIQPDGGGRDVFVHVSAVMASGLGTLNEGQRVSFEMEDDKRGKGPKAVNLKGAA; encoded by the coding sequence ATGCCTACCGGTACGGTGAAGTTCTTTAATTCCGAAAAAGGCTACGGATTCATTCAGCCCGACGGCGGCGGACGCGATGTTTTCGTCCATGTCTCCGCGGTGATGGCTTCGGGACTGGGCACGTTGAACGAAGGACAGCGCGTTTCGTTCGAGATGGAAGACGACAAGCGCGGCAAGGGACCGAAAGCGGTCAATCTCAAAGGGGCGGCCTGA
- a CDS encoding tRNA-binding protein: MDDAPAPQISFGDFMKVDIRVGTIVEAAAFPEAKKPAIKLKIDFGPQIGVKKSSAQITKYYKPEELPGKKVAAVVNFPPRQIGPFMSEVLTLGFPDAEGAVVLFSPDHDVADGARLF; encoded by the coding sequence ATGGACGACGCTCCAGCGCCGCAGATTTCGTTCGGCGATTTCATGAAGGTCGATATTCGCGTGGGTACGATCGTCGAAGCCGCCGCTTTTCCCGAAGCAAAGAAACCCGCGATCAAGCTGAAGATCGACTTCGGGCCGCAGATCGGCGTGAAGAAGTCTTCCGCGCAAATTACGAAATACTACAAGCCGGAAGAATTGCCCGGAAAGAAAGTGGCCGCGGTGGTGAATTTTCCGCCGCGGCAGATCGGGCCGTTCATGTCGGAAGTGCTGACGCTCGGTTTCCCCGATGCGGAAGGCGCAGTCGTGTTGTTCTCGCCCGACCACGATGTCGCGGACGGCGCGCGCCTGTTCTAG
- a CDS encoding TetR/AcrR family transcriptional regulator has translation MADAQAREKILGAFLTLLAEKRFERIELSEIAKLANVTLADLRGEFGSTFDMIAAFMRETDKKVLSGGEQSKPDPELADQPARDRLFEVLMRRFEALAPYREAVRSLANSARSNPRLALGLNKLAVRSQQWMLSAAGIGSSGLVGGMRAQGLAAMFAQVTMTWLHDEDPGLARTMAALDRQLEKGERLANFMNGLCRFVPGRGPSRHSRRDEQFPADPNAPAAI, from the coding sequence ATGGCAGACGCACAGGCACGCGAAAAAATCCTCGGCGCATTCCTCACGCTGCTTGCCGAGAAGCGCTTCGAGCGCATCGAGCTTTCTGAAATCGCAAAACTCGCGAATGTCACGCTCGCCGACCTGCGCGGCGAGTTCGGTTCGACCTTCGACATGATCGCTGCGTTCATGCGCGAGACGGACAAGAAGGTGTTGTCCGGCGGCGAACAGTCGAAGCCAGATCCCGAACTGGCGGATCAGCCTGCGCGCGACCGCCTGTTCGAGGTGCTGATGCGCCGCTTCGAAGCGCTCGCGCCCTATCGCGAAGCGGTGCGCTCGCTTGCGAACTCGGCGCGCAGCAATCCGCGCCTTGCGCTTGGCCTGAACAAACTCGCGGTGCGCTCGCAGCAATGGATGCTGTCGGCGGCCGGGATCGGCTCGTCGGGCCTCGTTGGCGGAATGCGGGCGCAGGGTCTCGCCGCGATGTTCGCGCAAGTCACGATGACCTGGCTGCATGACGAAGATCCGGGGCTTGCGCGCACCATGGCCGCGCTCGACCGGCAACTGGAGAAGGGCGAGCGTCTCGCCAACTTCATGAACGGGCTTTGCCGTTTTGTGCCGGGCCGCGGGCCATCGCGGCATTCGCGCCGCGACGAACAATTCCCGGCCGACCCAAACGCGCCGGCAGCAATTTGA
- a CDS encoding two-component sensor histidine kinase translates to MNARLPKGLYARTLLIVLLPMIILQSVLAFVFMERHWSTVTQRLSAAVTRDIAALIDVYEKYPQDRDAAFLRKMAGERLGLTVELLNETDLPPPGPKPFFSLLDSALSREISRQVKRPFWIDTVGNSSLVEIRIKLENAVMRIYAPRNQAYASNSHIFILWMVGTSLVLLTISVLFLRNQIRPILALAEAAEAFGKGREVANFRPRGATEVRRAAAAFLEMKRRIERQIEQRTTMLAGVSHDMRTVLTRFKLELALLKDTPEAEAMRRDVDELNNMLEAYLAFARGESGEGPAMVDVSEMLSELAADAQRQGRRATATFAGPPIVQVRAEALRRCAANLVANAIRYGKSLTIAGKREPRWLEIAVDDDGPGIPANRREDVFRPFLRLDASRNQNQGNSGLGLSIARDIAIAHGGDIYLSDSPMGGLRATIRIPV, encoded by the coding sequence ATGAACGCGCGGCTGCCGAAGGGCCTCTACGCGCGCACGCTGCTCATCGTGCTGCTGCCGATGATCATTCTGCAATCGGTGCTCGCCTTCGTATTCATGGAGCGCCACTGGAGCACGGTCACGCAGCGCCTTTCGGCGGCGGTCACGCGCGACATCGCGGCGCTGATCGACGTCTACGAAAAATATCCGCAAGACAGGGACGCGGCGTTTCTGCGCAAGATGGCCGGCGAGCGGCTCGGCCTCACCGTCGAACTCCTGAACGAAACCGACCTGCCGCCGCCGGGACCGAAACCGTTCTTCTCCCTGCTCGACAGCGCGCTCTCGCGCGAAATCAGCCGTCAGGTGAAGCGTCCGTTCTGGATCGACACGGTCGGCAACTCGTCGCTGGTCGAAATCCGTATCAAGCTGGAGAACGCGGTGATGCGCATCTACGCGCCGCGCAACCAGGCCTACGCCTCGAACTCGCACATCTTCATTCTCTGGATGGTCGGCACGTCGCTGGTGCTGCTCACCATCTCGGTGCTTTTCCTCCGCAACCAGATCAGGCCGATCCTCGCGCTCGCGGAAGCGGCGGAGGCATTCGGCAAGGGACGCGAGGTCGCGAATTTCCGCCCGCGCGGCGCGACCGAAGTGCGGCGCGCGGCAGCCGCGTTCCTCGAAATGAAACGGCGCATCGAGCGCCAGATCGAGCAGCGCACCACCATGCTGGCCGGGGTCTCGCACGACATGCGCACCGTGCTGACCCGCTTCAAGCTCGAACTGGCGCTGCTGAAAGACACGCCGGAAGCCGAGGCCATGCGCCGCGACGTCGACGAACTGAACAACATGCTCGAGGCCTATCTCGCCTTTGCCCGCGGCGAATCCGGCGAAGGCCCGGCGATGGTCGACGTTTCGGAAATGCTGAGCGAACTCGCCGCCGACGCGCAGCGGCAAGGCCGCCGCGCTACCGCGACCTTCGCAGGCCCGCCCATCGTGCAGGTGCGCGCGGAAGCATTGCGCCGCTGCGCCGCCAATCTGGTCGCGAATGCGATCCGTTACGGCAAGAGCCTGACAATCGCGGGCAAGCGCGAGCCGCGCTGGCTGGAAATTGCGGTGGATGACGACGGGCCGGGCATCCCAGCAAACCGGCGCGAGGATGTGTTCCGTCCGTTCCTGCGTCTCGATGCTTCGCGCAACCAGAACCAGGGCAACAGCGGCCTCGGGTTGTCGATTGCACGCGACATCGCCATCGCGCATGGCGGCGACATCTATCTGAGCGACAGTCCGATGGGCGGCCTGCGCGCGACGATCCGCATTCCGGTCTGA
- a CDS encoding MarR family transcriptional regulator translates to MADVNVSTLSHSPGSGRKTDASGEAIPAVELIELLFFAYRDFVGDADELLFDLGFGRAHHRVVHFVSRHPGMRVADLLAVLKITKQSLGRVLRELVDNGYVEQRAGATDRRERLLHVTAKGEELARQLVALQTRRFARALNECGPGAREAARVFLASMIDPESRAEVERLIARANAKP, encoded by the coding sequence ATGGCTGACGTAAACGTCTCAACGCTATCCCATAGCCCCGGTTCAGGCCGGAAAACCGACGCCTCGGGCGAGGCGATTCCGGCGGTCGAACTGATTGAACTGCTGTTCTTCGCCTACCGGGACTTCGTCGGCGACGCCGATGAGTTGCTGTTCGACCTCGGTTTCGGCCGCGCCCACCACCGCGTCGTCCACTTCGTGAGCCGCCACCCCGGCATGCGGGTCGCCGACCTGCTGGCGGTGCTCAAGATCACCAAACAGAGCCTCGGCCGCGTGCTGCGCGAACTGGTCGACAACGGCTATGTTGAGCAGCGTGCCGGCGCGACCGACCGGCGTGAGCGGCTGCTGCATGTCACCGCCAAGGGCGAGGAACTCGCCCGCCAGCTCGTCGCCTTGCAGACCCGGCGCTTCGCCCGCGCGCTGAACGAATGCGGACCCGGGGCGCGCGAAGCGGCGCGCGTGTTCCTCGCTTCCATGATCGACCCGGAGTCGCGCGCCGAAGTCGAACGGCTGATCGCGCGCGCGAACGCCAAGCCATGA
- a CDS encoding tRNA-binding protein: MSQVTVDDFAKVDVRVGTIVEALPFPEAKTPALKLVIDFGGEIGKKNSSAQITKNYSAEKLVGKQVAAVVNFPPRQIGPLKSEVLVLCFPGTNGATLVVPDLKVPDGGKMY, encoded by the coding sequence ATGTCGCAAGTAACCGTCGATGATTTTGCGAAAGTGGACGTTCGTGTCGGTACGATTGTGGAAGCCTTGCCGTTCCCCGAAGCGAAGACGCCGGCTTTGAAGCTGGTCATCGATTTCGGCGGCGAGATCGGAAAGAAGAATTCCTCGGCGCAGATCACGAAGAATTATTCAGCCGAAAAGCTGGTCGGCAAGCAGGTCGCGGCGGTGGTGAATTTCCCGCCGCGCCAGATCGGCCCGCTGAAATCGGAAGTGCTCGTCCTGTGCTTCCCCGGCACGAATGGCGCGACGCTGGTCGTGCCGGACCTGAAAGTGCCGGACGGCGGCAAGATGTATTAA
- a CDS encoding glutathione S-transferase family protein, with amino-acid sequence MVTLRSSPPSPFGRKVKIAANLLGLMGDIKIENTDTTDPSDPIRKQNPLGKIPALVLEDGMVLYDSRVILEYLDFKAGGGKILPASGMARIEALRLQALADGIMDAGILRMYEIRWRPEDRREEKWVTHQSGKMERALATLEASPPQLSKLPDVGQIALACALGYLDFRFEGKWRAAYPKLVNWLDDFAAAVPAYEATKPH; translated from the coding sequence ATGGTGACGTTACGCAGTTCGCCGCCCTCTCCGTTCGGGCGGAAAGTGAAAATCGCCGCCAATCTGCTTGGGCTGATGGGCGATATCAAAATCGAGAACACCGATACCACCGATCCTTCCGATCCGATCCGGAAGCAGAACCCGCTCGGGAAAATTCCCGCGCTGGTTCTGGAAGACGGCATGGTGCTCTACGATTCCCGCGTCATTCTCGAATACCTCGACTTCAAGGCAGGCGGCGGGAAGATCCTTCCCGCTTCCGGCATGGCGCGGATCGAGGCGTTGCGTCTGCAAGCGCTGGCTGACGGCATCATGGATGCCGGCATCCTGCGGATGTACGAAATCCGCTGGCGGCCGGAAGACCGCCGCGAGGAAAAGTGGGTGACGCATCAATCCGGCAAGATGGAGCGCGCACTCGCAACGCTGGAAGCCTCGCCGCCTCAGCTGTCGAAGCTGCCGGACGTCGGCCAGATCGCACTGGCCTGTGCGCTCGGCTATCTCGACTTCCGTTTCGAGGGAAAGTGGCGCGCGGCGTACCCGAAACTGGTGAATTGGCTCGACGATTTCGCCGCCGCGGTGCCCGCGTACGAAGCGACCAAACCGCACTGA
- a CDS encoding response regulator transcription factor, translating to MTESSPALARRPQPVSDEAPHLLVVDDDQRIRELLSRYLADHSFRVTTAADAADARAKLGGMVFDMLVLDVMMPGETGLELAKSIRETSDVPILMLTARAETGDRIAGLEHGADDYLPKPFDPRELLLRITNILRRSAQPAVPPVESVRFGEFEFQLERGDLTRNGEPVRITDRECDMLRVLSLRAGEVVPRQDLVAPGGDASDRAVDVQINRLRRKIEENPADPAYLRTVRGVGYRLVISP from the coding sequence ATGACCGAATCCTCCCCCGCACTCGCCCGCCGTCCGCAACCCGTCTCGGACGAAGCCCCGCACCTGCTGGTGGTCGATGACGACCAGCGCATCCGCGAATTGCTGTCGCGCTATCTCGCCGACCACAGCTTCCGCGTCACCACCGCCGCCGACGCGGCGGATGCGCGCGCGAAGCTCGGCGGCATGGTGTTCGATATGCTGGTGCTCGACGTGATGATGCCCGGCGAGACCGGCCTCGAACTCGCGAAGTCGATCCGCGAGACTTCCGACGTACCGATCCTGATGCTGACCGCGCGCGCCGAAACCGGCGACCGCATCGCGGGCCTCGAACACGGCGCGGACGATTATTTGCCGAAGCCGTTCGATCCGCGCGAACTCCTGCTGCGCATCACCAACATTCTCCGCCGCTCGGCGCAGCCCGCGGTGCCGCCGGTGGAATCGGTGCGCTTCGGCGAATTCGAATTCCAGCTGGAGCGTGGCGACCTTACTCGGAACGGCGAGCCGGTCCGCATCACCGACCGCGAATGCGACATGCTCCGCGTGCTCTCGCTGCGCGCGGGCGAAGTGGTGCCGCGACAGGATCTCGTCGCGCCCGGCGGCGATGCCTCCGACCGCGCGGTGGACGTGCAGATCAACCGCCTGCGCCGCAAGATCGAGGAAAATCCCGCCGATCCCGCCTATCTGCGCACCGTGCGCGGCGTCGGCTACCGGCTGGTGATCTCGCCGTGA